One genomic segment of Longimicrobiaceae bacterium includes these proteins:
- a CDS encoding HAMP domain-containing sensor histidine kinase, protein MPRRYWPTALGLLAAVVLGWYLLYSQLLLREMQRDALVHYQIYSRIFSALTDPDPTEGAAEGALLELSDYIRSLDFPIIMTDPDGIPAHVSNLPFEADPNNPSDHPRLYAYARHLAQIHEPLHTELGTFYFGNPPVLERMRWIPWLLVGALGGLVLAAWLLVRHNQRVERERIWATMARESAHQMATPLSSLAGWVEILRLPPEERDEMATVEAVAAEMEADIDRLEKVAHRFEWIGRPVRFEAVEVRTLLRTLERYVRVRMPQLSQGVELELEVPEGLPPVHGNAVLLEWALENLVKNALDALAGSGGNIQIRAERVSPRRVAIEVADDGPGVAPSVRTSLFDPGVTTKKGGWGVGLSLTRRIVEDVHHGKLELVPTERGALFVATLPALEKAETPARPKPAAQPTTTAN, encoded by the coding sequence TTGCCACGTCGCTACTGGCCGACGGCCCTGGGTCTGCTGGCCGCGGTCGTACTCGGCTGGTATCTGCTCTACTCGCAGCTCCTGCTGCGGGAGATGCAGCGCGACGCCCTCGTGCACTACCAGATCTACAGCCGGATCTTCAGCGCGCTCACAGATCCGGATCCGACCGAGGGAGCCGCGGAGGGTGCGCTGTTGGAGCTCAGCGACTATATCCGGTCGCTGGACTTCCCGATCATCATGACGGATCCGGACGGCATTCCCGCCCACGTCAGTAACCTCCCCTTTGAAGCCGATCCCAACAACCCGAGCGATCACCCGCGGCTTTACGCGTACGCGCGGCACCTGGCGCAGATCCACGAGCCGTTGCACACCGAGCTCGGCACCTTCTATTTCGGCAACCCGCCGGTGCTCGAGCGGATGCGATGGATCCCCTGGCTGCTGGTGGGGGCGCTTGGAGGCCTCGTGCTCGCGGCCTGGCTGCTGGTGCGCCACAACCAGCGGGTCGAGCGTGAGCGAATCTGGGCCACCATGGCTCGCGAATCGGCACATCAGATGGCCACGCCGCTATCCTCGCTGGCGGGCTGGGTCGAGATCCTGCGCCTCCCGCCCGAGGAACGCGACGAGATGGCAACGGTGGAGGCCGTGGCCGCCGAGATGGAAGCGGACATCGACCGGCTGGAGAAGGTCGCCCACCGCTTCGAGTGGATCGGCCGCCCGGTGCGTTTCGAGGCGGTGGAAGTACGGACGCTGCTGCGTACTCTGGAGCGCTACGTGCGCGTCCGCATGCCACAGCTCTCGCAGGGGGTAGAGCTGGAGTTGGAGGTGCCCGAGGGGCTGCCACCAGTCCACGGTAACGCGGTCCTGCTGGAATGGGCGCTCGAGAACCTGGTCAAAAACGCGTTGGATGCGCTCGCCGGCTCCGGGGGTAATATCCAGATCCGGGCAGAGCGTGTCTCGCCGCGACGGGTGGCGATCGAGGTTGCCGACGACGGCCCGGGTGTCGCGCCGTCGGTGCGGACGAGTCTCTTCGATCCGGGGGTGACCACCAAGAAAGGTGGCTGGGGGGTGGGGTTGTCACTGACTCGTCGCATCGTTGAGGACGTGCACCACGGCAAGCTCGAGCTGGTGCCCACGGAGCGGGGCGCGCTGTTCGTGGCTACGCTCCCTGCGCTGGAGAAGGCCGAGACTCCGGCGCGTCCCAAACCGGCCGCGCAGCCGACCACCACAGCCAACTGA
- the serS gene encoding serine--tRNA ligase, whose product MLDLKWIRRDAEEVRARLAMRGAPERTDAAVDGLVRLDEERRALIAEGEALKARRNVVTREISERKRAGDPSEDVIAEMRAVADRIREIDGRLREVEQEVEHTLLRLPNVPDPDLPLGGEESNQVVREWGRPVELDFEPKPHWELGASLGLIDLSTGARVTGSGFVAYTGAGARLQRALINWMLDLHREEHGYTEASPPYLVNQQTMQGTGQYPKFVEDGDAYEIPSDGLYLIPTAEVPITNFHREELLDGSRLPLSYVAYSPCFRREAGAAGKDTRGLLRVHQFDKVELVRFERPEDSAEALEKLTAHAERVLQLLGLPYRVVLLAAGDLGFSSRRTYDLEVWAAGVGKWLEVSSCSNCGDYQARRAEIRFRPAPGEKPEYVHTLNGSGVALPRTIVALIENYQQPDGSVVVPEVLRPYVGTDRFIP is encoded by the coding sequence ATGCTCGACCTCAAGTGGATCCGGCGCGACGCGGAGGAGGTCCGGGCGCGGTTGGCGATGCGCGGCGCGCCGGAGCGCACGGACGCGGCGGTGGACGGGCTGGTGAGGCTCGACGAGGAGCGGCGGGCGTTGATCGCCGAGGGCGAGGCGCTGAAGGCGCGGCGCAACGTCGTTACGCGCGAGATCAGCGAGCGCAAGCGGGCGGGTGACCCGTCGGAGGACGTGATCGCGGAGATGCGCGCCGTGGCCGACCGCATCCGCGAGATCGACGGGCGTCTGCGCGAGGTGGAGCAGGAGGTGGAACATACGCTCCTGCGCCTCCCCAACGTACCCGATCCGGATCTGCCGCTCGGCGGCGAGGAAAGCAACCAGGTGGTGCGCGAGTGGGGCAGGCCGGTCGAGCTTGACTTCGAGCCCAAGCCCCACTGGGAGCTGGGCGCCTCGCTGGGGTTGATCGACCTGTCCACCGGTGCCCGCGTGACCGGCAGCGGGTTCGTCGCCTACACCGGAGCCGGCGCGCGGCTGCAGCGAGCGCTCATCAACTGGATGCTCGACCTCCATCGCGAGGAGCACGGGTACACCGAGGCCTCGCCCCCGTACCTCGTGAACCAGCAGACGATGCAGGGGACGGGGCAGTACCCGAAGTTCGTGGAGGACGGGGACGCCTACGAGATCCCCTCGGACGGTCTCTACCTGATCCCGACCGCCGAAGTGCCGATCACGAACTTCCACCGCGAGGAGCTGCTCGACGGTAGTCGACTCCCCCTCTCCTACGTGGCCTACTCTCCCTGTTTCCGGCGCGAGGCGGGGGCCGCGGGCAAGGACACGCGCGGCCTGCTCCGAGTCCACCAGTTCGACAAGGTGGAGCTCGTCCGCTTCGAGCGGCCCGAGGACTCGGCGGAGGCGCTGGAGAAGCTCACGGCGCACGCCGAGCGCGTGCTCCAGCTCCTGGGGCTTCCCTACCGGGTGGTGCTGCTCGCCGCCGGGGACCTCGGCTTCTCCTCCCGGCGTACTTACGATCTGGAGGTCTGGGCTGCAGGCGTAGGAAAGTGGCTCGAGGTGTCGAGCTGCTCGAACTGCGGCGACTACCAGGCGCGGCGAGCGGAGATCCGCTTCCGGCCGGCACCGGGCGAAAAGCCCGAGTACGTACACACGCTCAACGGATCAGGGGTCGCCCTCCCGCGCACCATCGTCGCCCTCATCGAGAACTACCAGCAGCCCGACGGATCCGTCGTCGTCCCCGAAGTCCTGCGCCCCTACGTCGGCACGGATCGGTTCATTCCCTAG
- a CDS encoding roadblock/LC7 domain-containing protein: MNQLDEALLNLRTHEGVEHVLLVGVDGLLVRHSGEESDLDPDRVSAMVPGLISAVDALGEAVGGGACATAVLELERGVAIVMPLSPELLLAVVLRSGVPFSKLLREVRRDRSHIAALV, encoded by the coding sequence ATGAACCAGCTCGACGAAGCCCTGCTCAACCTGAGAACGCACGAAGGCGTCGAGCACGTGCTTCTCGTCGGCGTGGACGGATTGCTCGTGCGTCATTCCGGTGAGGAATCGGATCTCGATCCCGATCGAGTCTCCGCGATGGTGCCAGGGCTGATTTCAGCGGTTGACGCGCTGGGCGAGGCGGTGGGTGGCGGAGCCTGCGCTACCGCGGTGCTGGAGCTCGAGCGGGGCGTGGCCATCGTGATGCCACTGTCCCCGGAGCTGCTCCTCGCGGTCGTCCTTCGGTCGGGAGTGCCCTTCTCTAAGCTCCTGCGCGAGGTGCGCCGCGATCGCAGCCATATCGCCGCGCTGGTCTGA
- a CDS encoding response regulator: protein MTENEATPTERHILVVDDEPHIGRIIQMKLERGPYRVSLASDGRRALEVLRSDEPVDLVLLDIMMPYVSGFDVLQEIRSYPHRENTPVIMLTAKGQVTDRTRAYELGATDFLTKPFSPNKLLGRIDELFAGRDG, encoded by the coding sequence ATGACGGAGAACGAAGCGACCCCCACGGAGCGACACATCCTGGTGGTCGACGACGAGCCGCACATCGGGCGCATCATTCAGATGAAGCTCGAGCGAGGGCCATACCGGGTCTCTCTCGCCTCCGACGGGCGCCGCGCGCTCGAGGTGCTCCGCAGCGACGAACCGGTGGACCTGGTTCTCCTGGACATCATGATGCCGTACGTGAGCGGCTTCGACGTGCTGCAGGAGATTCGCTCCTATCCGCATCGCGAGAACACGCCGGTGATCATGCTCACCGCCAAGGGTCAGGTAACCGACCGCACGCGGGCCTATGAGCTGGGGGCCACGGACTTCCTGACCAAGCCCTTCAGCCCCAACAAGCTCCTGGGACGTATCGATGAGCTCTTTGCCGGCCGGGATGGTTGA
- a CDS encoding sugar phosphate nucleotidyltransferase, whose protein sequence is MSSLPAGMVETEIDRHLWTVILAGGVGSRFWPASTPSHPKQLLPLAGPRPLIRETVERILPLVPQERLRILTGRHLADPICAALPELEPGNLFLEPRAAGTAPVLAWAAAEIERRDPDAVMISLHADHVIDPADAFRDRLRLAAELAVRDRRLFTLGAQPDRPEIGYGYIRVGEVIETGGPENAAHIVEAFVEKPDRATATRYLEEGGYLWNTGLFVWRVADLLDQLERFTPELSSLIPILREGGTEEFFRQAPTLSIDNGLLERSDRVGVVTANFHWDDVGAWDAVYRTHPRDENGNVSIGEVYSLDARGCALYADDGPLVAFGVEDLVIVRASGVTFVAHRDRVSELKDLLATLPEELRTLG, encoded by the coding sequence ATGAGCTCTTTGCCGGCCGGGATGGTTGAGACCGAGATCGACCGCCACCTCTGGACCGTCATCCTGGCAGGCGGAGTCGGGTCCAGGTTCTGGCCTGCCAGCACTCCTTCGCACCCCAAGCAGCTCCTCCCGCTCGCTGGGCCTCGCCCGCTGATCCGGGAGACCGTCGAGCGGATCCTGCCGCTGGTTCCGCAGGAGCGCCTCCGCATCCTTACCGGGCGACACCTGGCCGACCCGATCTGCGCGGCCCTTCCCGAGCTCGAGCCGGGGAACCTCTTCCTCGAGCCGCGCGCAGCGGGAACCGCTCCGGTGCTCGCCTGGGCGGCCGCGGAGATCGAGCGGCGCGACCCCGACGCGGTGATGATCTCGCTCCACGCGGATCACGTGATCGACCCCGCGGACGCCTTCCGCGACCGACTGCGCCTGGCGGCCGAGCTGGCCGTGCGGGACCGCCGCCTCTTCACCCTGGGGGCGCAGCCGGACCGCCCCGAGATCGGGTACGGTTACATTCGCGTGGGCGAAGTGATCGAGACTGGCGGCCCGGAGAATGCCGCGCACATTGTCGAGGCGTTCGTGGAGAAGCCCGACCGCGCCACCGCTACCCGCTACCTGGAAGAGGGCGGCTACCTGTGGAACACCGGCCTCTTCGTGTGGCGGGTGGCCGACCTTCTCGATCAGCTCGAGCGCTTCACGCCCGAGCTCTCATCGCTGATCCCGATCCTGCGCGAAGGGGGAACCGAGGAGTTCTTCCGACAGGCGCCCACCCTGTCCATCGACAACGGGCTGCTCGAGCGCTCGGATCGAGTGGGCGTGGTCACGGCAAACTTCCACTGGGACGACGTTGGTGCCTGGGACGCCGTCTATCGAACCCACCCGCGGGACGAGAACGGCAACGTGTCCATCGGCGAGGTCTACTCGCTCGACGCACGCGGGTGCGCCCTCTACGCCGATGATGGTCCGCTCGTCGCCTTCGGGGTCGAGGACCTGGTGATCGTGCGGGCCTCCGGGGTCACCTTCGTCGCCCACAGGGACCGGGTCTCGGAGCTCAAGGACCTGCTCGCCACCCTGCCAGAAGAGCTGCGCACCCTCGGCTGA
- a CDS encoding putative sugar nucleotidyl transferase — MDSLAIILFDDRVARDWEPFALTRPAGELLFGALTFRERAERIFGGRCTAHVAAEHLLGFEEEGAPPVQVTPETDVNLPRLYLLSRAVPAWSVRATWSLPPRSGPVLIGEEPAGWYAAAGDPPPPEELILDPGGSASGDEPVASLPGTVIQRVWDLIPRSHEQAARDIEALHPSAESSSLPPGVFHWGDHPVLLGEGARLEPGCALDTTEGPIWLDRGVTVRAFTRLAGPSYIGPGSAVLGGAVGPVSVGPVCRIRGEIAESVCLGYTNKQHDGHIGHAYLGRWVNLGAETTNSDLKNNYGTVRLWTPSGELDTGHIKMGCLLGDHVKTGIDLLLNTGTVVGAGSNLWGAVLPPRFVPPFSWGSGSDLTEYRLDRFLETVERAMARRQVALSESMRAQLRRAWERSAIWRQNVVRPGSAA, encoded by the coding sequence ATGGACAGCCTCGCCATCATCCTCTTCGACGACCGCGTCGCGCGGGATTGGGAACCGTTCGCGCTCACGCGGCCGGCCGGGGAGCTGCTCTTTGGTGCGCTCACCTTTCGCGAGCGCGCGGAACGGATCTTCGGAGGCCGCTGCACGGCTCACGTCGCGGCGGAGCACCTGCTCGGTTTCGAGGAGGAGGGCGCACCACCCGTCCAGGTGACCCCGGAGACGGACGTCAACCTGCCGCGGCTCTACCTGCTCTCTCGGGCGGTGCCGGCCTGGTCGGTGCGCGCGACCTGGAGTCTGCCACCGCGTTCGGGACCTGTTCTGATCGGTGAGGAGCCGGCCGGCTGGTACGCCGCGGCCGGGGATCCGCCGCCACCGGAGGAGCTCATCCTGGACCCGGGTGGATCTGCGTCCGGAGACGAGCCGGTTGCGAGCCTTCCGGGTACGGTGATCCAGCGGGTCTGGGACCTGATTCCGCGGAGCCACGAACAGGCAGCTCGGGACATCGAGGCGCTGCACCCCTCCGCGGAGAGCTCCTCACTCCCGCCGGGCGTCTTTCACTGGGGCGACCACCCGGTTTTACTCGGCGAGGGCGCCCGCCTGGAGCCGGGATGCGCGCTGGACACCACCGAGGGCCCGATCTGGCTCGACCGGGGCGTCACCGTCCGAGCCTTCACCCGTCTGGCCGGTCCGAGCTACATCGGCCCCGGCTCCGCCGTGCTGGGCGGAGCGGTGGGGCCGGTCAGCGTCGGGCCTGTCTGCCGCATCCGCGGCGAGATCGCCGAGAGCGTGTGCCTCGGGTACACCAACAAGCAGCACGACGGGCACATCGGTCACGCCTACCTGGGTCGATGGGTCAACCTCGGCGCGGAAACCACGAACAGCGACCTCAAGAACAACTACGGGACGGTCCGGCTCTGGACCCCGTCAGGCGAGCTGGACACGGGGCACATCAAGATGGGCTGTCTCCTCGGTGACCACGTGAAGACGGGCATCGACCTGCTGCTGAACACGGGAACCGTGGTCGGCGCGGGGAGCAACCTCTGGGGAGCGGTGCTGCCGCCGCGCTTCGTGCCTCCGTTCAGCTGGGGCAGCGGCTCCGACCTGACGGAATACCGCCTGGACCGCTTCCTCGAGACTGTGGAGCGAGCAATGGCCCGCCGCCAGGTTGCCCTGTCCGAGTCCATGCGCGCGCAGCTGCGCCGCGCCTGGGAGCGAAGCGCCATCTGGCGCCAGAACGTGGTCCGGCCCGGGAGCGCCGCGTGA
- a CDS encoding MBL fold metallo-hydrolase — MRVTVLGSGSSGNAILVESGTTRLLVDAGFSGVDLERRLAAVEVHPESIDALLITHDHTDHTRGMGVMARRWGIPLYLTEATRFACRGLLRGDERLTAYSSTQPVQIGALQVTPFLTVHDAVDPVAVTVTESHTGQKLGIATDLGRPTATVRAALRGCDLLVLESNYDDVLLRRSIYPWSVKARIASSHGHLSNRAAAELATELCHPGLACVVLAHLSERANDPRLAEEVVGEALERARFRGTTLTGRQEAPLAPIDVDRLKRRLMPEQLPLL, encoded by the coding sequence GTGAGAGTCACCGTCCTCGGCAGCGGCAGCTCGGGGAACGCCATCCTCGTCGAGTCCGGGACCACCCGGCTTCTGGTTGACGCGGGCTTCAGCGGCGTCGACCTCGAGCGCCGCCTGGCCGCGGTCGAGGTGCACCCGGAATCCATCGACGCGCTGCTCATCACCCACGACCACACCGATCACACCCGGGGCATGGGGGTAATGGCCCGCCGCTGGGGGATTCCGCTCTACCTGACCGAGGCTACCCGCTTCGCCTGCCGAGGACTGCTGCGGGGAGACGAGCGCCTGACCGCGTACTCCTCGACGCAGCCGGTTCAGATCGGAGCACTCCAGGTCACCCCCTTCCTCACCGTTCACGACGCCGTCGACCCGGTCGCGGTGACCGTCACCGAAAGCCATACGGGTCAGAAGCTCGGCATCGCCACCGACCTCGGCCGTCCGACTGCCACCGTGCGCGCCGCGCTTCGCGGTTGCGACCTGCTCGTGCTGGAGTCGAATTACGACGACGTGCTCCTCCGCCGCTCGATCTATCCCTGGTCGGTGAAGGCGCGCATCGCCAGCAGCCACGGACACCTGTCGAATCGCGCCGCCGCGGAGCTCGCCACCGAGCTGTGCCACCCGGGGCTCGCCTGCGTGGTTCTGGCGCACCTGAGCGAGCGGGCCAACGACCCGCGCCTGGCGGAGGAGGTGGTGGGCGAGGCGCTGGAGCGGGCCCGCTTCCGCGGGACTACGCTCACCGGCCGCCAGGAGGCGCCGCTCGCCCCCATTGACGTGGACCGGTTGAAGCGCCGGCTGATGCCCGAGCAGTTGCCGCTGCTGTAG
- a CDS encoding TraR/DksA C4-type zinc finger protein: MDRSQIEHIEQRLLRERERALRSLGRFQEQSKLSRDSADSDLSSYSFHMADQGTDAMEREKAFLFASKEGRYLYRIEDALRRLYSEPENFGICHNCKKEIPFERLDALPHARYCLDCKLREEEEAAA, encoded by the coding sequence ATGGACCGGAGCCAGATTGAACACATCGAGCAGCGCCTCTTGCGGGAGCGGGAGCGCGCCCTGAGGTCGCTCGGGCGATTTCAGGAGCAGTCCAAGTTGTCCCGTGATTCGGCGGATTCGGATCTGTCGAGCTACTCCTTCCACATGGCTGATCAGGGAACGGACGCCATGGAGCGCGAAAAGGCCTTCCTTTTCGCGAGCAAGGAAGGCCGGTACCTGTACCGCATCGAGGACGCGCTGCGCCGACTGTATTCCGAACCGGAGAACTTCGGCATCTGTCACAACTGCAAGAAGGAAATCCCCTTCGAGCGCCTGGACGCGCTGCCGCACGCGCGCTATTGCCTGGACTGCAAGCTCCGGGAGGAAGAAGAGGCCGCTGCCTGA
- the rseP gene encoding RIP metalloprotease RseP — translation MLTTLIAFLIVIGVLVFVHELGHLIAAKSVDIAVPRFSIGFGPRVTGFRWGETEYVISALPLGGYVRMAGMEDTAALEGGEELAQEPSDRDFDAKPLWARIWVVSAGVLMNFLFAIVVVTGVALVYGESINPTTRVAIARQDSLPGAAAPLGMIPTGAELESINQVPVENWNDVLELFADAGPGPLTLGFSDGQTVTLDLPQEERVRVSVLQRIQPFAEPLIGGVNTGSPADVAGIEEGDRVIEADGRPIRSWTEFVDVIRAHPGEEVALVVQRGGEEIPITVTPEPVQEQLPEGERLEIGRLGVSQQLELDHRRVGLGEALRQGWETTWGTSTAIVRLVGDLFTGDASPRSLGGPLTIGQISGETARAGLEVMLQWMALLSVNLAVLNLLPIPVLDGGQLLFLFVEAVRGRPLSVEQRLRLSHVGLIIVVGIMVWAITNDFLRLFGI, via the coding sequence TTGCTGACGACACTGATCGCCTTCCTGATCGTCATCGGGGTGCTGGTCTTCGTTCACGAGTTGGGGCACCTGATCGCGGCCAAGTCGGTGGACATCGCCGTGCCCCGATTCTCCATCGGCTTCGGGCCCCGTGTAACGGGCTTCCGCTGGGGAGAGACGGAGTACGTGATCTCGGCGCTGCCGCTGGGCGGTTATGTGCGCATGGCGGGGATGGAGGATACCGCGGCGCTGGAAGGCGGGGAGGAGCTCGCCCAGGAGCCGTCCGACCGGGACTTCGACGCCAAGCCTCTCTGGGCGCGGATCTGGGTCGTCTCGGCCGGTGTGCTGATGAACTTCCTCTTCGCCATCGTCGTGGTGACGGGTGTGGCGCTCGTCTACGGGGAGTCGATCAACCCCACCACGCGGGTCGCCATCGCCCGGCAGGACAGCCTCCCCGGCGCGGCAGCACCTCTGGGGATGATCCCCACCGGGGCGGAGCTGGAGTCGATCAACCAGGTTCCGGTGGAGAACTGGAACGACGTCCTGGAGCTCTTCGCGGACGCGGGGCCGGGTCCCCTCACCCTCGGCTTTTCCGACGGCCAGACGGTGACTCTGGACCTACCCCAAGAGGAGAGGGTCAGGGTCTCGGTGCTACAACGCATCCAGCCCTTTGCCGAGCCGTTGATTGGTGGCGTGAACACCGGATCTCCTGCCGATGTGGCAGGGATCGAGGAGGGAGACCGGGTGATCGAGGCGGATGGGCGGCCCATCCGCTCCTGGACGGAGTTCGTCGACGTGATCCGCGCCCACCCGGGCGAGGAGGTCGCGCTGGTCGTCCAGCGGGGAGGGGAAGAGATCCCCATCACGGTCACGCCGGAGCCGGTGCAGGAGCAGCTTCCCGAGGGTGAGCGACTGGAGATCGGGCGGCTGGGTGTCTCCCAGCAGCTCGAGCTGGACCACCGGAGGGTAGGGCTGGGGGAGGCGCTGCGGCAGGGTTGGGAGACGACTTGGGGCACCAGCACGGCCATCGTGCGTCTGGTGGGTGACCTGTTTACCGGAGACGCCTCTCCTCGCAGCCTGGGGGGACCGCTCACCATCGGGCAGATCTCCGGCGAGACGGCCCGGGCGGGGCTCGAGGTGATGCTGCAGTGGATGGCGCTCCTCTCCGTGAACCTCGCGGTGCTGAACCTCCTGCCGATCCCGGTGCTGGACGGCGGGCAGCTGCTCTTCCTGTTCGTCGAGGCGGTGCGGGGAAGACCGCTCTCCGTCGAACAGCGACTGCGCCTCTCGCACGTGGGGCTGATCATCGTGGTGGGCATCATGGTCTGGGCCATCACCAACGATTTCCTCCGTCTCTTCGGGATCTGA
- the dxr gene encoding 1-deoxy-D-xylulose-5-phosphate reductoisomerase, translating to MKKVAILGATGSIGASALAVLAQHPDRYRPSVLTAHSNVEALEALVRQWKPELAVVADAAEQPPRHEGGTTWMYGRKALLEVAADPRNDIVLNALVGAAGLEPTLAALRAGKRVALANKESLVCGGELVLEAAASGGGELIPVDSEHSAIHQCLRCGRREEVARLILTASGGPFRGFSRSELERVKPVDALRHPTWDMGAKVTIDSATLANKALEVIEAHFLFSIGYERIGAVVHPQSIIHSMVEFIDGSVMAQMGFPTMELPIAHAFGYPERIEYRTRRFDPVAAGTLTFEPVDETLFPAFGLGVQAGRAGRGAPVVYNAANEVAVAAFLNGRISYPAIAATIGETLDRWQGADIRTVEDVIAADRWARGTAETFIDGHVHC from the coding sequence ATGAAGAAGGTCGCCATCCTCGGCGCGACCGGCTCCATCGGAGCCAGCGCTCTGGCCGTGCTTGCACAGCACCCTGATCGCTATCGCCCGTCTGTGCTGACGGCCCACAGCAACGTGGAAGCGCTGGAAGCGCTCGTGCGCCAGTGGAAGCCGGAGCTGGCCGTGGTGGCGGACGCTGCGGAGCAGCCCCCCCGGCACGAGGGGGGGACGACCTGGATGTACGGCCGCAAGGCGCTGCTGGAGGTGGCGGCCGACCCGCGCAACGACATCGTGCTGAACGCCCTGGTGGGCGCCGCGGGGCTGGAGCCGACGCTGGCGGCCTTGCGAGCCGGGAAGCGGGTAGCGCTCGCCAACAAGGAGTCGCTGGTATGCGGCGGGGAGCTGGTGCTCGAGGCCGCGGCCAGCGGAGGAGGCGAGCTGATCCCCGTCGACAGCGAGCACAGCGCCATCCACCAGTGCCTCCGTTGCGGTCGCCGAGAGGAAGTGGCGCGGCTGATCCTGACTGCCTCGGGTGGTCCTTTTCGGGGCTTCAGCCGCTCCGAGCTGGAGCGGGTCAAGCCGGTGGATGCGCTGCGCCATCCCACCTGGGACATGGGGGCGAAGGTCACCATCGACTCAGCGACTCTGGCGAACAAGGCGCTGGAGGTGATCGAAGCGCACTTTCTCTTCTCGATCGGGTACGAGCGGATCGGTGCGGTGGTCCACCCGCAGTCGATCATCCACTCCATGGTGGAGTTCATCGACGGCTCGGTGATGGCGCAGATGGGCTTTCCGACCATGGAGCTGCCGATCGCTCACGCGTTCGGCTATCCCGAGCGGATCGAGTACCGGACGCGCCGTTTCGATCCGGTCGCGGCGGGAACGCTCACCTTCGAACCGGTGGATGAGACGCTCTTCCCCGCCTTCGGGCTGGGAGTGCAGGCGGGGCGAGCGGGTCGCGGCGCCCCGGTTGTCTATAACGCGGCGAACGAGGTGGCAGTGGCGGCCTTTCTGAATGGACGGATCTCCTATCCGGCCATTGCCGCGACCATTGGGGAGACCCTCGATCGCTGGCAGGGCGCGGACATCCGCACGGTGGAAGACGTAATCGCCGCCGATCGGTGGGCGAGAGGGACGGCAGAAACCTTCATCGACGGACACGTGCATTGCTGA
- a CDS encoding phosphatidate cytidylyltransferase, translated as MTETTQRVAVAAVGIPLAVAVVYAGGWILALLIAAIVVAGSLEFYRMAEHRQARPLIAAGLPLAVAFVLVAAANPQAGPVSFGLVITIATLVVTALAIWTRGVEGQPLLSISTTLTGAVYTGGLLSFGLFLRHLPGVEGAIHGTALVFAPVLLTWTSDTFAFFVGRRWGRTKLIPRVSPGKTVQGAIGAVVGSVLVAIAYTRVLEAFPTYRPTMFEGAIFGLAISIVAQIGDLVESLLKRDAGVKDSGKLLPGHGGALDRFDSLLFTLPLAYLFFRFWVGTGVAG; from the coding sequence GTGACCGAGACCACCCAGCGGGTAGCCGTTGCCGCGGTGGGAATCCCCCTTGCCGTAGCGGTGGTATACGCTGGGGGCTGGATTCTGGCACTGCTGATCGCGGCGATCGTGGTGGCGGGGTCCCTGGAGTTCTACCGCATGGCGGAGCATCGGCAGGCGCGCCCGCTCATCGCGGCCGGTTTGCCGCTCGCCGTCGCCTTCGTGTTGGTGGCCGCGGCGAACCCGCAGGCCGGACCGGTGAGCTTCGGCCTCGTCATCACCATCGCCACTCTCGTCGTCACCGCGCTGGCGATCTGGACCCGAGGCGTCGAGGGCCAACCACTTCTCTCCATCTCCACCACCCTCACCGGTGCCGTCTACACCGGAGGCCTGCTGAGCTTCGGTCTGTTTTTGCGACACCTCCCCGGAGTCGAGGGGGCCATTCACGGCACTGCCCTGGTGTTCGCGCCAGTCCTGCTGACCTGGACGAGCGATACCTTCGCCTTTTTCGTCGGGCGCCGCTGGGGGCGCACCAAGCTCATCCCGCGGGTGAGCCCCGGCAAAACCGTACAGGGAGCCATCGGCGCGGTGGTGGGGAGCGTGCTGGTGGCGATCGCCTACACCCGGGTGCTCGAGGCTTTCCCCACCTACCGACCGACCATGTTCGAGGGGGCGATCTTCGGCCTGGCGATCTCCATCGTGGCGCAGATCGGTGACCTGGTGGAGTCACTGCTCAAGCGAGATGCGGGGGTCAAGGACTCCGGGAAGCTCCTGCCCGGGCACGGAGGCGCGCTGGACCGCTTCGACTCGCTGCTGTTCACGCTGCCCCTCGCCTATCTCTTCTTCCGCTTCTGGGTTGGAACGGGAGTAGCGGGATGA